From one Anopheles bellator chromosome 1, idAnoBellAS_SP24_06.2, whole genome shotgun sequence genomic stretch:
- the LOC131216215 gene encoding tyrosine-protein kinase Shark, whose product MNREENLCWFHGKVSREDAEDILRRADGGDGVFLVRESASSEGDYVLSVLFKGEVIHYAIRRHGDDAFFSIQDNTPIHGLDSLIEHYQRDKGNLVTRLQVICRSDPPPHDVRSHGTTNLLHRATKESNYTVVSELLKCGYRNIDSKNQDGQTAVHLACLHADDKILLKLIERGANINSRDAKGNTPLHYACAKRNGLEMVRMLVKASANLQARNNESGWVPLHDAAENGNIETIQELLTHRVPHRPRSSYGEMPSDRARQRGHYAVVEFLNAYEPPRPRTSRDLWYHGTLERQMAVDYLKEHAAKLFPQLSPIANKENEHLDGLEQSTSGTYLVRYSAKQNGDVLTMLYENDTKNFIIQRQQDWLYIDEGPYMNSLEHLIDHYTRFSDGLPTNLRFPVKPGPKPPIPTFATIPKSRHKANSVSSATSPSQLSYSLTQHHSTSNGASGLSSLFRKSSENALGPKQVPLPARNLSVPNDAMLQMNKVGLFDRSPERRSAADPTRSPKLSPRDESKVKSTGASGSPSVTSGTPTLKKTIIDGMRSLRKHKQKPKSAASVDDPMQDTMPSIEPTVSPSKLLQQLKFSSDFNLAISSGGSSAALDDIYKIPTNNCAIVEIDIGEPANEPLPRSGTPSGGEPTTDVPPAIPPKLSSPVLDCVNNNAPETDYFTQSDDQTHSVTLPDESEEIYFIEAPIPPPVAPQEPSSTSPETRPDTLGIESNNNGRAEEDPVQSTPVTNYMITRTVPIFSSVSVDESCQPPTSPPVDMRASRLFERLDSTQSGTSRASVLSGESALFSLFQPPTPTTLQQPKDYREQPKDGPSYFIPKECIHSEVVLGRGEFGFVYQGYLEPWPLDALASPGTPSPTVGRLPVAIKKVLDSQERRQRTDFLREASVMIRLRHHCIVRLIGICKGPPLIMVQELIPLGSMLVYIAQHRTTIKPQQEMMIWAAQIASGMQYLEEQHFVHRDLAARNILLANKYQAKISDFGLSRAIGAGQEYYRASQGGKWPIKWYAPESFNYGTFSHASDVWSFGVTLWEMFSYGAPPYHDLKGVDVIKLIEADERLAQPDACPDKVFEILRNCWQYNPKLRPTFRFLHRFFSDDIEYQNLQELVGGGTEINANAHPGSPTNNQF is encoded by the exons ATGAACCGAGAGGAGAACCTGTGCTGGTTTCATGGAAAAGTGTCACGCGAAGATGCGGAAGACATTCTACGCCGAG ccgatggtggtgatggggtGTTTCTGGTGCGCGAAAGTGCTTCCTCCGAGGGCGATTACGTGCTGTCAGTGCTGTTCAAGGGCGAGGTGATCCACTACGCCATCCGACGCCACGGAGATGACGCGTTCTTCTCGATACAGGACAACACACCGATCCACGGGCTGGACTCGCTGATCGAGCACTATCAGCGGGACAAAGGGAATCTGGTTACGCGCTTGCAAGTCATCTGCCGGAGCGATCCGCCACCGCACGATGTGCGCAGCCATGGCACCACAAATCTGTTGCATCGGGCGACAAAGGAAAGCAACTACACCGTCGTGTCGGAGCTGCTTAAGTGTGGCTATCGGAATATCGACTCAAAGAATCAGGACGGCCAAACGGCGGTTCACCTGGCGTGTCTACACGCCGACGATAAGATACTGCTGAAGCTGATCGAGCGCGGAGCGAACATAAACAGTCGCGACGCTAAGGGCAACACTCCCCTGCAC TATGCTTGCGCCAAACGAAATGGATTGGAAATGGTACGGATGTTGGTGAAGGCATCCGCCAATCTGCAGGCACGCAACAACGAGAGCGGTTGGGTACCGCTGCACGATGCGGccgaaaatggcaacatcGAAACAATCCAGGAGTTGCTCACCCACCGCGTACCACATCGGCCACGCTCGAGCTACGGAGAAATGCCTTCCGATCGGGCCCGCCAGCGAGGCCATTACGCGGTTGTCGAGTTCCTGAACGCCTATGAACCGCCGCGACCGCGTACCAGCCGAGACCTCTGGTATCACGGGACACTCGAGAGGCAAATGGCCGTGGACTATCTCAAGGAGCACGCGGCCAAACTATTTCCACAGCTCTCTCCAATCGCGAACAAGGAGAACGAGCATCTAGATGGGTTGGAGCAGTCCACTTCCGGCACGTACCTGGTGCGCTATTCGGCCAAACAGAACGGCGACGTGCTGACGATGCTGTACGAGAACGATACGAAGAACTTCATCATCCAACGGCAGCAGGACTGGCTGTACATCGACGAGGGACCGTACATGAACTCGCTCGAGCATCTGATCGACCATTACACGCGCTTCTCGGACGGGTTGCCCACCAACCTGCGGTTCCCGGTGAAGCCCGGACCGAAGCCACCGATTCCGACGTTTGCAACGATCCCGAAATCGAGGCATAAAGCGAATAGCGTTTCATCAGCCACGTCACCGTCGCAGCTGTCGTACTCCCTAACGCAGCATCACTCCACCTCCAACGGTGCGTCCGGGTTGTCGAGCTTGTTTCGTAAATCAAGCGAAAATGCACTCGGGCCGAAACAGGTACCCCTGCCGGCCCGGAATCTGTCCGTACCGAACGATGCGATGCTGCAGATGAACAAGGTGGGGCTCTTCGATCGCAGCCCCGAACGCCGTTCAGCCGCAGATCCAACGCGCAGTCCAAAGCTATCTCCGCGAGATGAATCGAAAGTGAAGTCCACCGGAGCAAGCGGATCGCCGAGCGTCACAAGTGGAACACCGACACTCAAGAAAACCATCATCGACGGGATGAGGAGCCTGCGGAAGCACAAGCAGAAGCCGAAGTCCGCCGCATCCGTAGATGATCCCATGCAAGACACGATGCCGTCCATTGAGCCGACGGTCAGCCCATCGAAGTTGCTACAGCAGCTAAAGTTTTCGTCCGATTTCAATCTGGCCATCAGCTCGGGTGGCAGTTCTGCGGCGCTCGATGATATTTACAAAATCCCAACCAACAACTGTGCCATCGTGGAAATCGATATCGGAGAACCGGCCAATGAACCATTGCCCCGGAGCGGTAcaccttccggtggcgaacCAACTACGGACGTTCCTCCAGCGATCCCTCCCAAGCTGTCCTCTCCCGTGTTGGATTGCGTGAATAACAATGCTCCCGAGACGGATTACTTTACCCAAAGTGACGATCAGACGCATTCTGTCACGCTGCCAGATGAGAGCGAGGAGATTTACTTCATCGAAGCACCGATTCCGCCGCCAGTGGCACCACAAGAACCATCTTCCACGTCGCCCGAAACCCGACCGGACACTTTGGGGATCGAATCAAACAATAATGGTCGGGCCGAGGAAGATCCGGTGCAATCGACACCAGTAACCAACTACATGATTACGCGAACGGTTCCAATCTTTAGCAGCGTTTCGGTGGATGAGTCGTGCCAACCGCCAACCTCGCCACCGGTCGACATGCGAGCGAGCAGACTGTTCGAACGGCTCGACTCGACGCAATCGGGCACCAGCCGTGCAAGCGTACTGAGCGGCGAGAGTGCTCTCTTTTCGCTGTTCcagccaccgacaccgacaacGCTGCAACAACCAAAGGACTACCGTGAGCAACCAAAGGATGGACCGAGTTACTTTATCCCGAAGGAGTGCATCCACTCGGAGGTGGTGCTAGGTCGTGGCGAGTTTGGATTCGTATACCAGGGTTATCTAGAACCGTGGCCACTGGACGCACTCGCTAGCCCCGGAACACCGTCACCGACCGTTGGTCGGCTGCCAGTCGCGATTAAGAAGGTGCTCGACAGTCAGGAGCGTCGCCAGAGGACAGACTTTCTGCGGGAAGCGAGCGTCATGATACGGTTGCGGCATCACTGCATCGTGCGACTGATCGGTATTTGCAAAGGTCCGCCACTGATTATGGTGCAGGAGCTGATTCCGCTCGGTTCAATGCTGGTCTACATTGCACAACACCGGACCACAATCAAACCGCAGCAGGAGATGATGATCTGGGCGGCACAGATCGCCAGCG GGATGCAGTACTTGGAAGAGCAACACTTCGTGCACCGCGATCTGGCCGCTCGGAATATTTTGCTGGCGAATAAGTATCAGGCCAAAATATCCGACTTTGGGCTGTCGCGAGCCATCGGTGCCGGGCAGGAGTACTACCGCGCTAGTCAGGGTGGCAAGTGGCCCATCAAATG GTATGCTCCCGAGAGCTTCAACTACGGTACGTTTTCGCACGCGAGTGACGTCTGGTCGTTCGGGGTGACATTGTGGGAGATGTTTTCGTACGGGGCCCCACCGTACCACGACCTGAAAGGTGTCGACGTGATCAAGCTGATCGAAGCCGATGAGCGGCTTGCACAACCGGACGCTTGCCCCGACAAGGTGTTCGAGATTCTGCGGAACTGCTGGCAGTACAATCCGAAGCTGCGACCCACGTTCCGCTTTCTGCATCGGTTTTTCTCCGACGACATCGAGTACCAGAACCTGCAGGAACTGGTCGGAGGAGGAACGGAAATTAACGCCAATGCTCACCCGGGGTCTCCCACGAACAACCAGTTCTGA